gcgcacacagacacactcttcAAACCatcctcaccctccctcctctcatGTCCTTAATCATAAGTCTCCCATAATCATCAGGGTGTGGCCAATAACGGATCATAATCACAGTTAAAACTTTCATTCAGTGGTGAAATGTAACTAATTACACTCATTTAAGTTACTGTACTTTGAGTTATTTCTAATTttagttgtgtgttttcatttcatgtcactTCATACTTGGCTACTAGTTcactcaacaacacaacaaactatATTTTGAGAATAAAGGCAGTGTTACATAGAGTAAAGAAAGTACCTAAAATGAGCATTAACTCTTTATTTCACAGGTCCTGATATTTCCTGGTAATTTAATTGGAATTACCTGAGAACAATTACACTGTGTAATTTAGTAGAAATTATAGACAATATTCtgagactcttttttttttttgagctcAAGAAGACGACTCAAAAAAATCTTAAAGACTGACTGCATCAGTATCTGTGTAATACTTGCAAGGcaggtttatatatatatacagcacCACTGAGACACAAAGCAATTCAATGTGCTGTACAGAGGCATAGACATACATTGAAAATAAGACATTAAGAAGACATTAGCAGAAGACATAGCAATTCAGCAGAATTATTTAGTTGTACCAATTGAACAGTTTGCCCactttgttttgtaattattaCCACATTACAGTTATTTCCAGCAACTTTTAGatacattttacagttacaTATTAGTTCCTTTCAAAGAAATTACAGGAAGCTGTGCAACCTGTGCAATAAAGTGTTACTAAATTAGCTACATTTACAGCTGCTTATACATTCagcagtacttttacttttggtagAGTATAGTTTGGTTATGATATGTACTTTTAAGAATTtaacttgtaatggagtactATTGCAGTGTAATATTTCTACCTTTATTTAAGTAAAGAATATGTATACATGGTCCACCAGTGCTTCTGACAGGTCCAAAAATCCTCAGTTGAAGCATCCTGAGTTAACTAATAGAGTTCCAAAGAGGCCTGAATACCTGTAACCTAATTCAAAGTGCTTCAGTCAAAAGAGCTGTAGAGTTTCTGATAAAGGAGAAGTTTATCAGAATGTATTTATGTACTAGACTCTGCAATGAGTCTGGTAATGCCAGAAACCTAATGTGATGATGATTATAACCTCCAGACCCTGAGGGGCCCTGATCCCCCAGAGCTCCAGGTTCACTGCACATCAATAGTTTGTGAGGAATTATTGAACTGCAGTTTTGTTTGACAAATTTTGCAACAGGTCCCCACAAAACACAGTATCAGCAGAAATGTTAAACCTTTGCAGCTGTGTTTGACTTGATCcaaaagacatgaaaacagCTCTGGTGTTCACAACAGAGAGAGTCTTCTTTCCTGAGTGTTTACATTACTTTGTTCACATCTTGTGGCCTGTTTATTGAGACTCTCTTTACCTGAGGGCAGATAGATGATATAAAAACTCAGATACATTTACAGCACTTTCATGACATTGCTGGCCTGCACCAGTTACAGCCATTTCTCCTCATTCAGGTTGGATCACTTCGATGGACTGATTCCATTTGACTTTAAGACCGAACCTGCTGAATCCAACTCCAAATACTTGGGTGGGTAACACAGTTAACGCAGCAAAACACAATCAACCATGAGGGTGAACTTTGTACAGATGAtgtattgttgttgctgtatcGGTCTCCCTCAGTGAACCTCCTGTCCTTGGAGCTCACCTATTTTTGCAGCGGCCTTTTGTTTGCTGCAGTGGTGAGGAGGCGGGTGTGGGACTACGCCCTCACTGTTACACTTCTGCACGTTATGATCACCAGCCTTGGTGAGCAGAAATCTAACAATGCATCCACCCAAATTACTCACACAAATGACTGAAAGTGTTGTGAAATTGTGCGTTTTATTTCCGTCTTGCAGTGATGTTGGAGTTTCCCATGGTGTGGCAGTGGTGGCTGGCTTtaggtaaaacaaacattactggCACTTTATCTCTAAATTATTGCATCTAACTTTGTGAGCTCAGTTCTCCTTAgtgctctcctctttctgttgcTCCACAGGCAGCGGCTTGTTCCTGATGATCTGCAATGGTCAGCTGATAGCTTATTTCACCTGCCAGAGCGACCAGAGCTACGCCTCCTTCAGCATCTACTGACACACAGAAAAGTAACACTGTGAATAAACTGTTTTATAAACAGTCGTGTGAAGTGGGGTAGACAGGATCAGACACCCGTTAGATTCTCCACAGTGATGGGCTTTTGCTGTTTGGCACTAAAAAAGACTCCTCACCATCACACATAAAGTCGGAGCTGGGTCCAATTTGTGTTTACGGGTTATCAATAGACTGGGATCCTattgttttcatgtcagtgcCACAAGGAGATGTTCTCTGTATTTTGTGATGCACAGTGCTTCTGTCACTATGCAGGATTTCAACACAGCCTGTGAAGTATCTTCTTCAGTTCCTTGGTAAACTGTGAATGTAATAGCTGGATGGGAATGTTGCAATAtgtttgttgtatattttaaagGCATAAACGTTAAGTGTTAAACAATAGAACTGCTTTGGGTCAAGTGTTTATCGTTTCATCCTCTTACTCATGATGGTAGCGAGGACTTGTGAAATAGTGACCAGCCTGTTTCACATCATGAACTGACACCAGtacttaataaataataaaaatatacatacatataatttAGTTAAGTGTAACCAGTGAAACATACAGTGTATTGCATTGGTTGGTTTAAGAAGTTTTTGCTCAAGTGTTTAAAAATAGATTGCTTTAATAATTtatgacataaaaaataaatatttgaacaaaCATGCTCCCAGTGAATATGGCATCGTTATGAAACCAGCTGTGTTGCCATGTACTCCACTGGGTTCATGAAGGAGAATCCTGGGAAGGCCTCACTGGCTCCGCCTGCCTGGCACCGCTCATTCACAGAGGCAGGAACAGGTTGTAGCGTGAACTCAGGGTCGATGTGGCTGACATCACAGGGACCggtctgcagcagagagaggagtaaacacacattcaggttCACTGTGCATTGACTAAAAACAATAGTGCTCTCTGCTTGTTTCTGAATCACTCGTACCACTTTTGGGATGAACGGGGGTGTCACTTTCCTGGCCAGGAGGTCGTCCCAGTTGATGGAGGCAAAGAAGGGATGTTcctgcagctccacctgcaaacacagcaaGCTCAGACCCtctgtggttctgtgtgtttatgttcctCATAGTTTGTcactctgttttatttgtgcacTTACAAGGTCACAGCTCCCCCCCAAGCGTTTGGAGACATCCCTCTCCAGCAAGCCCTCTAACAGTGAGCATGCAGCCGGAGACGCCCCACTACGCAGCTGCAGAGGAGCGTGAAGTATATTCTCGAACATCTCTGCTTTGCTGCGGCTGTAAAATGgaggctgagagggagagggagaacgGAGATGGAGTAAGGTGAAGATGTCAAGGAAGGTGagacaatgaaaagaaacaaaaagataaTTTCACCTGTACTTACCAGCCCATATAGCATCTCAAAAAGCACAGTGCCGAGCCCCCACCAGTCCACTGCTGGACTGTATGGGTGTCCTTGTAGCACCTCTGGAGCAAGGTACTCAGGGGTCCCACAGAATGTGTGCATGATCCCACCGATGGCCACGCCTTCTTTACAAAGCCCAAAGTCAGTCAGCATCACATGACCCCCACTGTCCAGCAGGATGTTCTCTGGTTTGAGGTCTCTGGCAAAGAAACAGACGGGACAAAAGAGTTGGTTTAGTTGTTTGAGctcctgttgctgttgtttttttctgtttcctcttgtttcacATTTgccttctctctgctctttattttttaatgtgctgCTGGAGGACATTGCTGGTATTTtggtgaaaacattttctatgCAGCGCTCTCAAAGTGAACATCTCATTGGTGTTTCCCCACATAAATAAATTAACCATGCAGAAGATGTTTAAATCAAACATGAGCAAAGAAACCAAGGAAGAATTTGAAGAGTGTCTCAGCTGCAGCTTGTCTATAttcatgtatatatgtgtgtatatgtaccTGTAAACAATGTCAAGAGAGTGGAGGTAGCCCAGCGCCATGGCCATCTCTGCAGCGTAAAAAGCAGATCTGGATTCAGAAAATGACCCCTCTCTCTGTAGGTGGTAGAAAAGCTATGGACAAACATGAGTGGTGAAACACAGATTTcataaatgacaataaagttcAAAATGTATATGTGGCCTTAAAAAATATGTAGCTAATTCTGTCGTTTATATATGCCTGAGATTTGTACATTTTTCTCTGACTCGAATAACATTCAGCTTTGaacttaaaattaaaatacataaaaagtaATGGCTGTGTGCAACAGGAGctttacagtcattttaacTCACTCAGTCAACAGAGAGAAGTCATTTTCATACACGCACCTCTCCTCCGTTAACGTAGTCCAGAACAAAGTAGAGCATATTTGGTGTCTGGAAAGAGAAGTGGAGTCCCACCAGGAATGGATGTTGCAGTCCCTTCAGCAGTACGCTCCTCTCAACCATCACATGcttctgctgcagagacaacagagtgaggagatagatagatagatgaagAAATGTTCTACCTTTCCAAAACTTCCTCTGCCAATGACCTTGAGGTAGTCAAAGTCTGATGGCTTCATCCTGTTTAATAAagcatcagaaaacactcagaTGTATGTGCTAAAAAGGCAACATAGAGTACTATTTCATAAGTAGGCATACTCTTAAACTGTTACTAATAACTACATTTGTgcttaataaattattttagcAATGCTGCACAGATCAGTTAATAGGCTATTATAGTAGCCCCTTTGCCCTCCAGATAAAGTTTGGTGAGGTCtcttattttttaacttttaacaacTTTATGTAATTTTTAATTGTGATAGCTTATTGCAGACAAGAGAAGCATTAATAGCcactatactgtatgttcagtggAGATAAAGTATAACATCTTGTATTGCTCAAGTGTTACTCCACAAACTGTTATAGAGGGAAATGTGAAGCGATACAGCCAAACTTTTCTTCTGGTGTGAAATAATTCAGGGTGTCAGGGGGGAAAATGACTTACTGAGAAGTTTCCGTGTTCACTGAGATctgaggagagaacagagacagGGACGGTCAGGAGGTCAGATTTAGTTTCATCTCCTGTCAACACACAGTCTTTTAAAAACCTCCTCTCTGTACTCACATCAGCGCTTTTTGCgtccttctcttttctcagcCTGCTCTGTCGCTGCAGGATTTTCTGGGTGTCCAAGCTTAAATCAggaggtgaaaatgaaaaacatgagggttttttttttttttacatgaaattGAACACAATATAAACAGTTGTACACCTGTTTTTCTTACTTACTGTTGGCAGAGTTGCTGACTAGAAACAAGCTTGTGTAAAAAGTCACCGAAGCCAACTTTCTTCCCCTTGAGCAGAgctgtgagacagacagagggttaGTCCCTTACGTAAGAAGTTCAACAGCTGTATCAACTCAGTAAGTCAGCTATATGACTTTGACATACTTTAATTAACTTAAGAAACCACTGAAACAAGCTTTTAGgtcatgttttcacattttaaaatacttttaagTATGATAACTCatcaaaatgtaacattttatgGTTATTTATGTCTCTTATAGCAGGATTTTTGTAGCCTAACCGTTACTTTTTTCTGTATCTGTCTATGTCGTATGATTCATTAGCGAACAGTTAACGGTTAACCCAAcgtaattttttaaaatttaaccTTACCTGAGAAAAACGACACAAGCCCTCTCATTTTGGCATAGGTCATCGGCCGGTCTTGAGTCACGGTCATCTGGATGAAGGCAGGcaggctgactgactgactgactgactgagaggtTTTGTGGAGATTTCAaagaaggagagggaagaaagcTGCCGGTGAACACCGACTGTCCCGCTGTCGAGCCGCCCCGCTTGTCCCACACCGTCAGTGCCCTGGCGCTCAGTTAAAGACCGTTGACgtaaaacacacagaccagTACGGGCAGTGAGGCGTTCAAGTGCACTCGGAGAAGTCATAATTGTGATGTGTGCGCCCGTAGGTGCTCACCAACATCTACGTCCTAGTTTTCCATGTCAGCATCTGAGACAGTTATTCTTTTTAACTGAGTTGTGTCTAGGATGCgaaaaatgacagttttgaaGTCGAATCCAAAACACAGAGTTCCTTTGAAAATGGATGCCTTTCAAGGCATAATCTATAAAGGGTTAAAGCTTATACTTTATGACTTAATCGGTGGCTTTACTAATGC
The window above is part of the Lates calcarifer isolate ASB-BC8 linkage group LG15, TLL_Latcal_v3, whole genome shotgun sequence genome. Proteins encoded here:
- the LOC108889641 gene encoding transmembrane protein 244, with product MAFKGKAVDSKTVLFNLLLCLLIFYSLFYMIGSVCFGAFRLDHFDGLIPFDFKTEPAESNSKYLVNLLSLELTYFCSGLLFAAVVRRRVWDYALTVTLLHVMITSLVMLEFPMVWQWWLALGSGLFLMICNGQLIAYFTCQSDQSYASFSIY
- the sgk2b gene encoding LOW QUALITY PROTEIN: serine/threonine-protein kinase Sgk2b (The sequence of the model RefSeq protein was modified relative to this genomic sequence to represent the inferred CDS: inserted 1 base in 1 codon) translates to MTVTQDRPMTYAKMRGLVSFFSALLKGKKVGFGDFLHKLVSSQQLCQHLDTQKILQRQSRLRKEKDAKSADISVNTETSQMKPSDFDYLKVIGRGSFGKVEHFFIYLSIXLTLLSLQQKHVMVERSVLLKGLQHPFLVGLHFSFQTPNMLYFVLDYVNGGELFYHLQREGSFSESRSAFYAAEMAMALGYLHSLDIVYRDLKPENILLDSGGHVMLTDFGLCKEGVAIGGIMHTFCGTPEYLAPEVLQGHPYSPAVDWWGLGTVLFEMLYGLPPFYSRSKAEMFENILHAPLQLRSGASPAACSLLEGLLERDVSKRLGGSCDLVELQEHPFFASINWDDLLARKVTPPFIPKVTGPCDVSHIDPEFTLQPVPASVNERCQAGGASEAFPGFSFMNPVEYMATQLVS